CGGATCAGCGACACCATCCTCGACGCGCTGCTCGCCGAGGACCCCCACTCCCGGGTCGCCGTGGAGACGCTGATCACCACCGGTCAGGTCCACATCGCCGGCGAGGTCACCACGTCCGCGTACGCGCCGATAGCCCAGCTGGTCCGCGACGCCGTCCTCGACATCGGCTACGACTCCTCCGCGAAGGGCTTCGACGGCGCCTCCTGCGGCGTGTCGGTGTCCATCGGCGCCCAGTCGCCGGACATCGCGCAGGGCGTCGACACCGCCCATGAGGCCCGGGTCGAGGGCGTGGACGACGAGCTGGCGGCCCAGGGCGCCGGCGACCAGGGCCTGATGTTCGGCTACGCCTGCGACGACACGGCCGAGCTGATGCCGCTGCCGATCGCGCTCGCCCACCGCCTGTCGCGGCGGCTCACCGAGGTCCGCAAGGACGGCACCGTGCCGTACCTGCGCCCGGACGGCAAGACGCAGGTCACCATCGAGTACGACGGGGACCGCCCGGTCCGCCTCGACACGGTCGTCGTCTCCTCGCAGCACGCGGCGGACATCTCCGTGGAGGGCCTGCTGACGCCGGACGTCCGCGAGTACGTCGTCGAGCACGTCCTCAAGGAGCTCGTCGAGGAGGGCGTGAGCCTGGAGTCCGACGGCTACCGGCTCCTGGTCAACCCGACCGGGCGCTTCGAGGTCGGCGGCCCGATGGGCGACGCCGGACTCACCGGCCGGAAGATCATCATCGACACGTACGGCGGGATGGCCCGGCACGGCGGCGGCGCCTTCTCCGGCAAGGACCCGTCGAAGGTGGACCGCTCGGCGGCGTACGCGATGCGCTGGGTCGCGAAGAACGTCGTCGCGGCCGGCCTGGCGAAGCGCTGCGAGGTGCAGGTCGCCTACGCCATCGGCAAGGCGGAGCCCGTCGGCCTCTTCGTGGAGACCTTCGGCACCGGCACCCTCCCGGACGAGAGGATCCAGGAGGCCGTGAGCGAGGTCTTCGACCTGCGCCCGGCGGCGATCATCCGCGATCTGGACCTCAAGCGGCCGATCTACGCGGCGACCGCGGCGTACGGCCACTTCGGGCGCGAGCTCCCCGAGTTCACCTGGGAGCGCACCGACCGCGTGGAGCGGTTGAAGAAGGCAGCGGGGGTCTGAAATGCGCATCGCTGTCACGGGATCCATCGCGACCGACCATCTGATGACCTTCCCCGGCTGGTTCAGCGAGCAGCTGCTCGCCGACCGGCTCGACCGGGTCTCCCTGTCGTTCCTCGCCGACAACCTGGAGGTCAGGCGCGGCGGAGTGGCAGCGAACATCGCCTTCGGACTCGGTGTCCTCGGCCTGCGGCCGGCCCTCGTGGGCGCGGTCGGCGCCGACTTCGAGCCGTACCGGGTCTGGCTGAAGGACCACGGTGTGGACACCGACTCGGTGCGCATCAGCGAGTCGCTCCACACCGCCCGCTTCGTCTGTACCACCGACCGGGCCCAGAACCAGATCGCCACCTTCTACGCGGGGGCGATGGCCGAGGCGCGGGAGATCGACCTCCGCGAGGTCGTCGCCCGCACCGGCCGTCTGGAGCTGGTCCTGGTCTCCCCGGACGACCCCGAGGCCATGCTCCGGCACACCCGCACCTGCCGTGACCTGGGGATCCCCTTCGCCGCCGATCCGTCGCAGCAGCTGGCGCGGCTCGACGGGGAGCAGGTGCGGGAGCTGGTGGACGGGGCCCGGTTCCTGTTCACCAACGAGTACGAGACGGCCCTCCTCCTGGAGAAGTCCGGCTGGACCGAGGCCGAGGTGCTGCGCCGCGTCGACACCTGGGTCACCACCCACGGCGAGGCCGGCGTCCGCATCCGCGGCGAGGGCCGGGATTCGCTGGCCGTGCCGGCCGTCGAGGTCCCCGCGGTCGTCGACCCGACCGGTGTCGGCGACGCCTTCCGGTCCGGCTTCCTCGCCGGATGGCTGTGGGGCGTGCCGGAGCGGTGCGCGGCGCAGCTGGGCTGCGCGGTCGCGGCGACCGTCCTCGACTACGTGGGGACGCAGGAGTACCGGCTGCACCGGGACCCGCTCCTGGACCGCATCAGGACGACGTACGGGGTGGGCTGCACGGCCACCCTCGTCACCCATCTGAGGGGGCTGTCATGAGCGCGGCCCGGCGGTCGCTCAGGGAGGAGTTCGCGACGCGGGTCGTCGTCGCCGACGGGGCGATGGGCACCATGCTCCAGGCCGCCGATCCGACGATGGACGACTTCCGGAACCTGGAGGGCTGCAACGAGATCCTCAACCTCACGCGCCCCGACATCGTCGCCTCCGTCCACGACGCCTACTTCTCGGTCGGCGTGGACTGCGTCGAGACCAACACCTTCGGCGCGAACCTGGCCGCCCTCGCCGAGTACGGCATCGAGGACCAGGTGTACGAGCTGTCCGAGGCCGGCGCCCGGATCGCCCGCGCCTCCGCCGACGCCCACACGGCCGCCGACGGCCGCCCCCGCTGGGTCCTCGGCTCCATGGGGCCCGGTACGAAACTGCCGACCCTGGGCCACGTCACGTACGAGCCCCTCCGCGAGGCCTTCCAGCAGAACGCCGAGGGCCTGATCCGGGGCGGCGCCGACGCCCTGCTCATCGAGACCTCGCAGGACCTGCTCCAGACGAAGGCGGCCGTCATCGGCGCCCGCCGGGCCCTGGACTGGGTCGGCGTGGACCTGCCGGTCATCGTGCAGGTCACGGTGGAGACGACCGGCACGATGCTGCTCGGCTCGGAGATCGGGGCCGCCCTGACGGCCCTGGAGCCGCTCGGCATCGACATGATCGGCCTGAACTGCGCCACGGGCCCGGTGGAGATGGCCGAGCACCTGCGGTACCTCTCCCGGCACGCCCGGATCCCGGTCTCGGTGATGCCGAACGCGGGCCTGCCGGTGCTGACGGCCGACGGCGCGCACTACCCGCTGTCGCCGGCCGAACTGGCCGACGCCCAGGAGAAGTTCGTACGGGAGTACGGGCCGGCCCTGGTCGGCGGCTGCTGCGGCACGACCCCCGAGCACCTGCGGGAGATCGTGGAGCGGGTCCGGGGCGCGGCCGTCCTCGACCGGAGGCCCGTGGCGGAGCCGGGCGCGTCGTCGCTGTACAGCCATGTGCCGTTCCGGCAGGACACCTCGTACCTGGCGATCGGCGAGCGGACCAACGCCAACGGCTCGAAGAAGTTCCGCGAGGCCATGCTGGAGGGCCGCTGGGACGACTGCGTCGAGATGGCGCGGGACCAGATCCGCGAGGGCGCGCACCTGCTCGACCTGTGCGTGGACTACGTGGGCCGGGACGGCGCCGCGGACATGGCGGAGCTGGCGGGCCGGTTCGCGACCGCGTCGACGCTGCCGATCGTCCTGGACTCCACCGAGGTGGACGTCCTGCGGGCCGGCCTGGAGAAGCTGGGCGGCC
This is a stretch of genomic DNA from Streptomyces sp. R44. It encodes these proteins:
- a CDS encoding carbohydrate kinase family protein — protein: MRIAVTGSIATDHLMTFPGWFSEQLLADRLDRVSLSFLADNLEVRRGGVAANIAFGLGVLGLRPALVGAVGADFEPYRVWLKDHGVDTDSVRISESLHTARFVCTTDRAQNQIATFYAGAMAEAREIDLREVVARTGRLELVLVSPDDPEAMLRHTRTCRDLGIPFAADPSQQLARLDGEQVRELVDGARFLFTNEYETALLLEKSGWTEAEVLRRVDTWVTTHGEAGVRIRGEGRDSLAVPAVEVPAVVDPTGVGDAFRSGFLAGWLWGVPERCAAQLGCAVAATVLDYVGTQEYRLHRDPLLDRIRTTYGVGCTATLVTHLRGLS
- the metK gene encoding methionine adenosyltransferase; the protein is MSRRLFTSESVTEGHPDKIADRISDTILDALLAEDPHSRVAVETLITTGQVHIAGEVTTSAYAPIAQLVRDAVLDIGYDSSAKGFDGASCGVSVSIGAQSPDIAQGVDTAHEARVEGVDDELAAQGAGDQGLMFGYACDDTAELMPLPIALAHRLSRRLTEVRKDGTVPYLRPDGKTQVTIEYDGDRPVRLDTVVVSSQHAADISVEGLLTPDVREYVVEHVLKELVEEGVSLESDGYRLLVNPTGRFEVGGPMGDAGLTGRKIIIDTYGGMARHGGGAFSGKDPSKVDRSAAYAMRWVAKNVVAAGLAKRCEVQVAYAIGKAEPVGLFVETFGTGTLPDERIQEAVSEVFDLRPAAIIRDLDLKRPIYAATAAYGHFGRELPEFTWERTDRVERLKKAAGV